In one Nicotiana sylvestris chromosome 8, ASM39365v2, whole genome shotgun sequence genomic region, the following are encoded:
- the LOC104218054 gene encoding uncharacterized protein: MDPCPFVRLIIESLALKLPTATKPAGSGSGVHPCSTPCYAKLKLKNFPSQTAILPLCSTSQDPSSPPESSASAAGFHLDAVTLRRLSGKPVTLKVSVFTGRMGRTCGVTSGKLLGSVQVNVNLNGTHSKSSVFQNGWMKLGGEPAVAMLHMAVRAEPDPRFVFQFGGEPECSPVVFQIQGNIRQPVFSCKFSADRNNRTRSLPTDFNLGNRGWMRTFSAERDRPGRERKGWMIIIYDLSGSAVAAASVITPFVPSPGSDRVSRSNPGAWLILQPNGSCVSSWKPWGRLEAWRERGPVDGLGYKFELVTDIGLTSGVPIAEGTMSMKKGGQFCIDNTIKDSALSSLSPIRGFVMGSSVEGEGKPSAPTVQVGVRHVTCMADAALFIALSAAIDLSMDACRLFSQKLGKEFCNNDQESFS; this comes from the exons ATGGATCCTTGCCCGTTTGTTCGTTTGATAATTGAGTCATTAGCTCTTAAACTTCCAACAGCAACAAAACCTGCTGGTTCTGGTTCTGGAGTTCACCCTTGTTCAACTCCTTGCTATGCTAAACTCAAGCTCAAGAATTTCCCTTCTCAAACTGCTATTCTCCCACTCTGTTCCACTTCTCAAGACCCTTCTTCTCCGCCGGAGTCTTCCGCCTCCGCCGCCGGGTTCCACCTAGACGCCGTCACTCTCCGGCGTCTTTCCGGTAAGCCTGTTACGTTAAAAGTGTCTGTTTTCACGGGGCGCATGGGTCGCACGTGCGGGGTTACCAGTGGGAAACTGCTGGGTTCCGTTCAGGTGAACGTCAACCTGAACGGGACGCATTCAAAGTCCAGTGTGTTTCAGAACGGGTGGATGAAATTGGGAGGCGAACCGGCGGTGGCTATGTTGCACATGGCTGTTCGTGCTGAACCGGATCCGCGGTTCGTGTTCCAGTTCGGAGGTGAACCGGAGTGCAGTCCGGTGGTTTTCCAGATCCAGGGGAATATAAGGCAGCCGGTTTTCAGCTGCAAGTTCAGTGCTGATCGCAACAACCGGACACG ATCTCTTCCAACTGATTTTAACTTAGGCAATAGAGGATGGATGAGAACATTTTCTGCTGAAAGGGACAGACCGGGGAGGGAGCGAAAAGGGTGGATGATAATTATCTATGATCTTTCAGGCTCAGCTGTTGCAGCTGCCTCAGTGATCACTCCCTTTGTGCCATCTCCGGGTTCTGACCGTGTTTCAAGATCAAATCCTGGTGCGTGGCTTATCCTCCAGCCTAATGGATCCTGTGTTAGCAGCTGGAAGCCATGGGGTCGTCTTGAGGCATGGCGAGAAAGAGGACCAGTTGACGGACTCGGTTACAAATTTGAGCTTGTTACTGATATTGGTCTTACTAGTGGTGTACCTATAGCTGAAGGCACAATGAGTATGAAAAAAGGTGGGCAATTTTGCATAGACAACACAATAAAAGACTCTGCACTGAGTTCATTGTCGCCTATTCGAGGATTTGTAATGGGATCAAGTGTTGAAGGCGAAGGCAAACCAAGCGCTCCAACAGTTCAAGTTGGGGTACGACATGTAACTTGCATGGCCGATGCTGCCTTATTTATCGCGCTTTCAGCTGCCATTGATCTTAGCATGGACGCGTGTCGCCTTTTCTCTCAAAAACTTGGAAAGGAATTTTGCAATAATGATCAAGAATCATTCTCATAA